In the Abyssisolibacter fermentans genome, ATATAGAACATATATTCGATAAATTAGTTTTGATATCCTTCTTTTGTGTTTATAATAGTTGTTAAAAATTATTTCTGTAACTCATACTTAATTCGATCCTAGAAGTAAACGTGAATTGCACCTCATAAAAAAACAGATAAATAAATACTTATTTACCCGTTTTTTAATCGTATAAATTTTTACTATTACTAAGTCCAAAAAATGCTTCGGCAATATATTCTTTACCCGGAACATCTCTTTCATTTAACTGTATAAACAAATCAGATTTATCATATAATATTTTATGTTTTGTTATTTTATATTTTCTTGAATTAAATTCTATTATTATTAATCTTGCATAAGAATCTCTTGAACAACCCATTGAACCAGGGTTAATATATCTTTTTTTCCCTATAATATCTGAGCTTTCATGATTATGTCCATAAAAAATAATATCTGCATCTATATTGTTAAATAAAATATCTAAATTATTACCATTTGGTTTCTCTATGATTCTGTTAAATTTATTTTCATTTAACATACCATAATGCATAAATGCTATTCTTGTATCATTAACAGTTAGATATTCTACATATTTAAGCTTAGATATTACATCTCCCAACGGACGAACTGTAGAATTGACCCACCTATGAT is a window encoding:
- a CDS encoding metallophosphoesterase family protein — translated: MNKNIKIGVFTDVHGNLPALLAGLNFLDKQHCDYIYHTGDAIGFGPFSRECIEMITDLPNIHAIMGNHEQYFIYGIPCSVRDLEKVHHRWVNSTVRPLGDVISKLKYVEYLTVNDTRIAFMHYGMLNENKFNRIIEKPNGNNLDILFNNIDADIIFYGHNHESSDIIGKKRYINPGSMGCSRDSYARLIIIEFNSRKYKITKHKILYDKSDLFIQLNERDVPGKEYIAEAFFGLSNSKNLYD